The nucleotide window TTGTTTGAGATTGCTTCGATCCAAAAGCGCTTTTGAAGTAATAAATTAATCATtaacaaacaaaagaatttgCAAAGAAATAGAATATTTGTTGAGTGAGTTTCATGAACCATCCcaaatttataattttaaagaaatgtaaaaaaaaaaaaaggagactaAACGActtgagcaaaaaaaaaaaactggtgtAATTAATGGCAATTTCTGCCAATGAGTGTTGGTTAGCTGGTAAGTTGGTAATTGGTATAACAAACACTACGTAGATCGGTGGGTTGGGGATTAACAGAGATTCGGGGCAGGTACGGATATGGAGAATCCTAAATAGAATATATCGGGGAGAATGACTTCGGAGACGGGAATGGTATTTTGATCCCTAGCCCCTACCCTCCTCATTGTCATCCCAGGTTgggaaaagaacaaaaagaaaaaaaaaagaaaagaaaaaaaagaaaaaaaagtgatgCAAAACGACGTCGTGGCACGCGAAATCATTGAAAAACAAGAACCCTTTAAGAGGGTAGGAGTCTGAGTCGAGAAGAAGGCCCCAATTGAAAATCTGAGTGTAACTAGTAATGGCTCACGGAGATTCGAGCCTGGGTGCTCTAAGCGAAGCTTTAAGCTCTTCTCAAATTTCCAAAGAGAAACAACCCACTGATCCCACCTACAGCAATGGAGACGACGACGCTGGTGGCGTGCAGATCACGTGCTTCACTGAGCTTGTCCATGATTCTACTACCCTCCACTTCCAAATCATCCGCCTTCCAAAGCAGGTAGTTGCTTCttctgcttcaatttctttttctttctttttctttttctacatCGAAATTGGATATCTGCCCAAGTCAAATTTAGGCAATTTAGATGATCAACTTGTTGACTTTTATCGACTAGGAATTGCAAAACTAATGTGTATGAAGTTCTGGGTCAAGaaaaaatcaaggaaattttGCAGTTATGGTGAAATTTTGAGCTGGGTGAAATTTTCTCATTGTTTTTTGGTGTAGATATATGTATGGATTGGTTGCAGCTCTGGAAAATTGGGGCATTTGTATGCAGCAGCACCCACTCGACCTGTAAGTTGGTAATTTTGTTACATATATTTTACCGTTTCGGACCCAACTTTTTACTTTAAGTAATTAGTAATCATTGTCCTGCTGATTGATGACCTGCACAACAGAGTACAGTGAGTGTTACATCCATACTTGGTGGGAGTTCTGATAATACAGGGTCGGGCATTGCTAGGAGATTGGGTAAGTTATCGATCTAAGATGAAGTTGGGTTTGATTTTTTGTAACTTTCTACAAGGGCCTGACATTCCGAGTTCTTTTTTCGCAGTGTCGAGGACTGGACTAAACATAATTCTGGCTTGCAACATTCCTAAGAATAATCCCATGATTGAGGTTTGTGCCCTTTCTATCTCACACACATTCAGAGACACATTTGAGCGTGAGACTATCTGAGTGTGTTTTATTTGTCCGTCTGCATATATGCCTGACTGGCCTGTTTACGATACGCTTTGCTGTCTTGTTTAACTGATCAGATTTCCCCATTCTTTTTGGGATTTCAGTTGGATGCTGAGAAGTTGTTGGTTCAGAAGCTACTCAATCTTGGGTACATAAGGCCAAAGTCACAAGGATTGTAAACCTGTACGGATGCTATTGTAAACCGACTATTTGCAGACTAATGTTGTCCTTGAACAAGTACTAGTTAAGGATCAAATTTTTGTTGCTAATTGATAAGTGTTTCAGCCAAATAGTATGGCATTGTGATATCAACCAGGAATGCAATGATGCACAAAGTTTTGCGATATTTGCTGATTTGGTTCTGAAGTTGTAGATTCTTATCTTGATTGCAAGGTATTTGAGAAAGCAAGCCAACTTGTGAGACTTCAATCATTTGCGATTGGATACTGGTTGTTTGGGATTTGTCTTGGTTGCAAATTATATTCAGGAAAGCAAGCCACATTTCATTGTCAGAATATATATTAGGTCAAACATATACTTCTTTT belongs to Rosa chinensis cultivar Old Blush chromosome 4, RchiOBHm-V2, whole genome shotgun sequence and includes:
- the LOC112198351 gene encoding proteasome assembly chaperone 4, translating into MAHGDSSLGALSEALSSSQISKEKQPTDPTYSNGDDDAGGVQITCFTELVHDSTTLHFQIIRLPKQIYVWIGCSSGKLGHLYAAAPTRPSTVSVTSILGGSSDNTGSGIARRLVSRTGLNIILACNIPKNNPMIELDAEKLLVQKLLNLGYIRPKSQGL